Within Dysgonomonas sp. HDW5A, the genomic segment TCCTCCCATTATACAGGCGACTGCATACAGTTCCTGAGTAAAAATAATGGGTATTTCATTGATCAGAATATCTCGAATAATTCCTCCAACTACCCCCGTAATAGTTGCCATTATTACAATTACCCAGGGAGCATATCCCAGAGCCAATGTTTTCTCGGCACCCACGACAACAAATAATCCCAGTCCAATACTATCGAACCAAAAAAATGTATTATTCAGCCTTACCAAAATTTTGCGATATACAATCACACAAAACAAAGCCAATACCGTACACCAAAGATATACACTCGAAAGCATCCAGAAAGGGGTAATACCCAAAAGAAGATCCCTTAAAGTCCCCCCTCCTATTGCCGTAACCAGTCCTACAACCAAGGCTCCAAACCAATCGAATCTCTTAGCCGAAGCCAAGCGGATACCACTTATAGCAAAAGCAAATGTTCCTAAGAACTCAATGATATCAACAAATTGAATATTATTCCAAAAATCAGTAATCTGATTCATATGCCAAACATTAAGCAATAAATGGTACTACCTTAATCAGCCTGCTCATCGGCTATTACGCCACTCCCCAAGCATAACTTCGATTCTTTATCATATACAACACCAAACTGTCCGGCAGCAATACCTTGTATCTTCTCATCTGATTGAATACGATATATATCACCTATTTTTTCAATAGTTCCTGTTGTAAATTCAGGCGTATGACGTACTTTAAAAGTAATGTCTTTTTTATCGTCAAAATCGCCCCAAATATCTTCAGTTATAAATGAGAAACCTCCCAAATTTACAGTCTTTCCGTATTGTGTCTCAGGATCATACCCATTAGAGACGTATATTATATTTCGTTTTACATCTTTTTTGATCACAAACCAAGGTCCTCCGCCTAAGCCTAAACCTTTTCGCTGCCCTATGGTATGGAACCAATAACCATTATGACGACCTAAAACTTTTCCTGTCTCAAGTTCTACAATTTTACCCGGACGTTCGCCCAAGTATCTGCCGATAAAGTCATTGTAATTGACCTTACCCAGAAAACAAATTCCCTGACTATCTTTTCTTAAAGCCGATGGTAATCCTTGCTCGGCTGCAATAGCTCGAACTTCACTTTTCAACAAATTACCTATCGGAAACATGAGTTTTGATGCTTGCAGATAATCTATTTGTCCCAAGAAATAAGTTTGATCTTTCACATGATCCTTTGCTGTGGAAAGCCATGTTTTACCATTCAATTCGGTAGTGGTGGCATAATGACCTGTAGCTATCTTATCGAACTCATGTCCCCATTTTTGTTCGAAACAGCCAAACTTAATCATCTTATTACACATAATATCAGGATTAGGTGTCAAACCTCTTTTTACAGCTTCGATGGTATAACTCACCACATTTTCCCAATACTCTTCATGGAGAGATACAACCTCCATTTTACAACCATATTTTTTAGCAATATAAGTTGTTATTTCTATATCCTCTTCGGCAGGACAGTCGATATAACCGTCTTTATCCTCCATACCAATACGTATATAAAAAATGGTAGGATCGTAACCTTGTTCTTTCAATTGGTGAACAACTACCGAACTATCAACGCCTCCCGATACAAGAGCTGCTATTTT encodes:
- the mnmA gene encoding tRNA 2-thiouridine(34) synthase MnmA; translated protein: MKIAALVSGGVDSSVVVHQLKEQGYDPTIFYIRIGMEDKDGYIDCPAEEDIEITTYIAKKYGCKMEVVSLHEEYWENVVSYTIEAVKRGLTPNPDIMCNKMIKFGCFEQKWGHEFDKIATGHYATTTELNGKTWLSTAKDHVKDQTYFLGQIDYLQASKLMFPIGNLLKSEVRAIAAEQGLPSALRKDSQGICFLGKVNYNDFIGRYLGERPGKIVELETGKVLGRHNGYWFHTIGQRKGLGLGGGPWFVIKKDVKRNIIYVSNGYDPETQYGKTVNLGGFSFITEDIWGDFDDKKDITFKVRHTPEFTTGTIEKIGDIYRIQSDEKIQGIAAGQFGVVYDKESKLCLGSGVIADEQAD
- a CDS encoding trimeric intracellular cation channel family protein, producing the protein MNQITDFWNNIQFVDIIEFLGTFAFAISGIRLASAKRFDWFGALVVGLVTAIGGGTLRDLLLGITPFWMLSSVYLWCTVLALFCVIVYRKILVRLNNTFFWFDSIGLGLFVVVGAEKTLALGYAPWVIVIMATITGVVGGIIRDILINEIPIIFTQELYAVACIMGGLLFCLLNYWGVSMPIVQVSTAIFVFVIRILATKFHWRLPILKGDD